The nucleotide sequence GGGCGCCCTCGAGGGCGACTTCGCAATCGTGGGCTCTTCCCGGCCTCAACGGCCGGGCTCCATTGCGGGGGCGATACGCCGACCTACCTGCTTATCTCCGAATCTCCCTCTTCCCGGCCTCAACGGCCGGGCTCCATTGCGGGGCGCAGTACTGCGCCCACCCCGTAGCGTCCTGGAGCCTCTTCCCGGCCTCAACGGCCGGGCTCCATTGCGGGACCGCACTCGGCTCCGTGGTGTTCCAGCTCACCACCGCTCCTTCCCGGCCTCAACGGCCGGGCTCCATTGCGGGGCGGGTAAGGAGTCCGTACTCGGCCAGGATTCCCGCCTCTTCCCGGCCTCAACGGCCGGGCTCCATTGCGGGCGGTCGGCGATCCGCTCGGCGGGCAGGGACCAGTCGACTCTTCCCGGCCTCAACGGCCGGGCTCCATTGCGGGCGCGCGGCCCACAGCTCGGCGTCTAGGCGGCTCTCCTCTTCCCGGCCTCAACGGCCGGGCTCCATTGCGGGGACCACCTCGCGCGTGTTGCACGGCTCGTCGAAGCCGGCCTCTTCCCGGCCTCAACGGCCGGGCTCCATTGCGGGTGTGCAACCTTGCCGTAGTCGACAGCCGCCTGCCCCTCTTCCCGGCCTCAACGGCCGGGCTCCATTGCGGGGTCTACGCCGTGCACGGCAACGAGGTCCCGACCACGGACCTCTTCCCGGCCTCAACGGCCGGGCTCCATTGCGGGGGCCAGGGCAACGGCGAGAACGCCCGCGACACCGGCAGCTCTTCCCGGCCTCAACGGCCGGGCTCCATTGCGGGTCGTTCCCCCGAAAGGAGCCCGACATGGCAACCACCTCTTCCCGGCCTCAACGGCCGGGCTCCATTGCGGGGCGGTCAGGTCGGCCTTGATGTTGACCGCCGCCTTGGCGCTCTTCCCGGCCTCAACGGCCGGGCTCCATTGCGGGTTGTCGATGACCGAGTCCCACGCGCCCATGACGTCGACTCTTCCCGGCCTCAACGGCCGGGCTCCATTGCGGGTTCGGCTGGGGTCTCGTGCGTCGCTTCGTGTCGTGACTCTTCCCGGCCTCAACGGCCGGGCTCCATTGCGGGACCCCGATCCCGAACCCGTTCGCCGGCTGGGATGTGACTCTTCCCGGCCTCAACGGGCGGGCTCCATTGCGGGCCGCTCCTTCCCGGAGTCCACACGGTCTGCCAGCCAGCTCTTCCCGGCCTCAACGGCCGGGCTCCATTGCGGGTACGGATTCTCCCAGGATATGTGGCAGGCATTTGCTCTGGCTCTTCCCGGCCTCAACGGCCGGGCTCCATTGCGGGACGTCACACATCGCCGGGAAGAATGCGCAGGTCCGACTCTTCCCGGCCTCAACGGCCGGGCTCCATTGCGGGGACACACGCCGAAGCTGGAACACCTCGATACGGTCCACTCTTCCCGGCCTCAACGGCCGGGCTCCATTGCGGGCACTGCACGGCAGCGGAGTAGTAGCCCGAGCTGGGCTGCTCTTCCCGGCCTCAACGGCCGGGCTCCATTGCGGGTCGGTCTTGCGATTGCGGAGCCGCTCGCGCAGCATCTCCTCTTCCCGGCCTCAACGGCCGGGCTCCATTGCGGGTTGTATGCCGACCTGAGCAGCGACTCCCCGACCCAGCTCTTCCCGGCCTCAACGGCCGGGCTCCATTGCGGGATCTTGCGCAGGCCGTCGAGGACTTCCTCGAGGCCCTCCTCTTCCCGGCCTCAACGGCCGGGCTCCATTGCGGGAACCCCAGAGGCGACGGCCACCCAGACGCCCGCTCAGCTCTTCCCGGCCTCAACGGCCGGGCTCCATTGCGGGAGGCGAACGTTCGCCAGCGATGCGCGGGAAATGTCGCCTCTTCCCGGCCTCAACGGCCGGGCTCCATTGCGGGGACCAGGTGTAGATCGTCTGCTTGCCGCCCGACGACACCGCTCTTCCCGGCCTCAACGGCCGGGCTCCATTGCGGGCACCAGATCAGGAGCGCCCGCGTCCCGGCCGGGCGCTCCTCTTCCCGGCCTCAACGGCCGGGCTCCATTGCGGGGGGATCGCGTTGACGAGCCCGAGGAACAGCTGGATCGCCTCTTCCCGGCCTCAACGGCCGGGCTCCATTGCGGGAACGTCGACGCGCTCCTCCGCGCCGACACCAAGACCCTCTTCCCGGCCTCAACGGCCGGGCTCCAATGCGGGCACCAGATCAGGAGCGCCCGCGTCCCGGCCGGGCGCTCCTCTTCCCGGCCTCAACGGCCGGGCTCCATTGCGGGTCGTAGGCGCGGTCGCGCCGGATGATGTAGCGGGCGAACTCTTCCCGGCCTCAACGGCCGGGCTCCATTGCGGGTGGTAGCTCTTGACTTGGGAGGCTAGCTCGATCTCGTCTCTTCCCGGCCTCAACGGCCGGGCTCCATTGCGGGATCGCTAGAGAGCTATCAGCGGGGTCTTTGAAGAAGACCTCTTCCCGGCCTCAACGGCCGGGCTCCATTGCGGGGTGGTCATGGTTGGTCCTTTCGTTGACAGGGGCAGGCCTCTTCCCGGCCTCAACGGCCGGGCTCCATTGCGGGAGCAGGATCGGGATGTTCGCAGTCAGGGTCGAGACGAGCTCTTCCCGGCCTCAACGGCCGGGCTCCATTGCGGGAGGTGCGCCGTGTCGAGCTTCCCGAGCTTCGAGGCGGACCTCTTCCCGGCCTCAACGGCCGGGCTCCATTGCGGGTGAGCGTGAAATGTCACACCCGCCCCGAAGGTTGTGCTCTTCCCGGCCTCAACGGCCGGGCTCCATTGCGGGGGCAACACTCGTCCCCGACTTCGCCGCGAACCTCACTCTTCCCGGCCTCAACGGCCGGGCTCCATTGCGGGGCCGCCCGCCGCCACCTGCTCGGCCTCACGCTGGCTCTTCCCGGCCTCAACGGCCGGGCTCCATTGCGGGACTCTCATGGGCTACTTCCGCCCCATCGAGCTCGCGACTCTTCCCGGCCTCAGCGGCCGGGCTCCAGCGCTGGATCGATCAAACCGCGGAACGCCGCCCCTTCGACGTCAGGTGCCACCCCTGGCACTGTGGACATCGGTATGCCCGTCGTTCCATCCCCGGGCGCCCGCTCTTGTCCTTCGCCCGGACTCGTGCCAACGCGAGCTTCGCTGCGATCTCGTCTCGGTAGCGGGTCTTCTGTCACGCCATGAGGCAAACCCTACGGAGCTGGTCTGACAGCCCAGCTGAGGCGACCCTTGGAAAAGCGACGTGAAGCCCGCAAATCCGGGGCCGGGTTGGTCAGTCCCGGAACTCCTCCGGCACCTCTGCCACGGGGATCCTGAACGTGAATTTGGCACCTCCGCCGGGCTCGTTGCCGGCCCTCACCGACCCCCCATGCGCCTTGGCCGTGTGCGCAACGATGGACAGGCCGAGACCCGTGCCGGGGGTGTTGCGTGCCTTGTCGGAGCGGTAGAAGCGGTCGAAGACGTTCGGCAGGTCGTCCTCGTCGATGCCCGGGCCCGCGTCGACGATGGTGAGGGTTCCGTCGCGTAGGTCAACCTTGATGGTCCCGTCGGACGGCGAGAACTTCACCGCGTTGTCGAGCAGGTTGGTGATGGCGCGCTCGAGCGTCGACGGGTCACCCATCACCGGGGTGGACTCCATCGTGACGGCGAAGTTGATGTTGGGTCCGCGGCGGCGGGCGCGGGCGATGGCGGAGTCGGTGACCTCGGCCAGGTCGAGGAACTCGTGAGGGCGCTGGAGGTGGTCGTCGCGGGTGAGTGCGACGAGGTCGCCCACGAGGGCGGAGAACTCGCCGAGCTGGGCCGCGACGTCGCCGAGGACCTCGGAGCGGGCCCCCTCAGGCAGCATGCCGGACTTGTCGTCGGCCACCAGGAGCTCGACGTTCGTGCGCATCGACGTCAGCGGGGTACGGAGCTCGTGGCCGGCGTCGGCGATCAGCTGGCGTTGCTGCTCCCTCGACTGCTGCAGCGACTTCAGCATGGTGTTGAACGACTGCGTGAGTTCGCCGAGGTCGTCGCGGCCGTAGATGCGGATGGGGTTCAGCTGATCCGTCTGCGTGACGGACTTCACGGCCAGCGACAGTCGGCGCACGGGTGCCAGGACGGCGCGCGCGGTCCACAGCGCGGCGGTGGTGGTCGTCACGACGCCAAGGAGCCCGGCGGTCAGCAGCACCAGCCACAGCGAGGCCAGCGTCGACTCGAGCGCGGTCGTGGGGCGGGCGAACATCACCGCGTAGTGACCCTCGGAGGTCGTCAACGGGACGGCGACGGCGCGGTAGACGACGTCGCCCTCGTACACATCGCGGGCCGACGATCCGGCGCGCAGCCGCGCGATGCTGATCTCTTCGGGTCCGGCGAGCAGGTCGACGCTCTGCCCGGGCATCTGGGACACCACGCCGTCGGCACGCACCAGCGACATCAGGCCGTTCGACGTCTCGAGCGTGCCCGACGTGAGGCCACCCATCGTCTCGATGTTCGTGGCGACGGTGGTCGCCAGGTCCTGTGCGACGGCGGTCAGCTCGTTGTCGAGCTGGTCAAGCAGCGACCACCGCGCGACGGTGTACGTCGCGCCGCCGACGAGGATCACCGACAGCGCGACGGAGAGTCCGGTCAGGAACGCCAGGCGCCACTGCAGTGACTGCCCACTGGCTAGGCGGTTGATCGCCCGACTGATCCGGATCCACCAGCTGCCGATCACGGGGGCGATTCACGCAGGACGTAACCGATGCCCCGCACCGTGTGGATGAGGCGGGACTTGCCGCCGGCCTCAGTCTTGCGGCGCAGGTAGCCGATGTAGACCTCGAGCGAGTTCGCCGTCGTCGGGAACTCGAACCCCCACACCTCGTTCAGGAGCGTGTTGCGCTCCATCACGCGACGCGGGTTCTCCATGAACACCTGGAGCAGCGCGAACTCGGTGCGCGTCAGGGAGATGTGCTGCCCGCCGCGGGTCACCTCGCGGTGTTGCGTGTCGAGCGTCACGTCCTGGAAGGTCAGCACCCGCGACTCCGCCTCGGGGGCCGGCTTGGAGCGC is from Tessaracoccus palaemonis and encodes:
- a CDS encoding sensor histidine kinase, whose amino-acid sequence is MNRLASGQSLQWRLAFLTGLSVALSVILVGGATYTVARWSLLDQLDNELTAVAQDLATTVATNIETMGGLTSGTLETSNGLMSLVRADGVVSQMPGQSVDLLAGPEEISIARLRAGSSARDVYEGDVVYRAVAVPLTTSEGHYAVMFARPTTALESTLASLWLVLLTAGLLGVVTTTTAALWTARAVLAPVRRLSLAVKSVTQTDQLNPIRIYGRDDLGELTQSFNTMLKSLQQSREQQRQLIADAGHELRTPLTSMRTNVELLVADDKSGMLPEGARSEVLGDVAAQLGEFSALVGDLVALTRDDHLQRPHEFLDLAEVTDSAIARARRRGPNINFAVTMESTPVMGDPSTLERAITNLLDNAVKFSPSDGTIKVDLRDGTLTIVDAGPGIDEDDLPNVFDRFYRSDKARNTPGTGLGLSIVAHTAKAHGGSVRAGNEPGGGAKFTFRIPVAEVPEEFRD